GGTGCCGGGCCGAATCAAGGCAttgggggtggtggtggtggtatgACATCGGCTCAAGATGGGGTCGCCCCCAAACAGTCTCCAATAACCAAGAAAGTCACGATATTCCCGATATGCTCTGGCGACCACTCGGGCATCCCAATATGCCTTAAAGCTCAAGAGCTTCGGTGGTGGTGCTACTCCCGGGGTTACGAGCCCCGAGGTATAGGACTCGAACCCGTGAGCATACATGTAGCCGCCACGAGCAGCTCATGTCCTGAATTGACCTCTTGCCTATGGGGAGAAGGAGGTTGAGCAGGGGTAGGTTCCCCAGAAGGAACACTAACTCCTCGACGCCAGCACGTGGACGCTAGTCCGGCATTCTAGTCGAAATAAACAAAGAGAGACAAATTTTTAAGCTTAACTCCTATATGCACTTACGCTCAATGCAAATCAAGAATCGATCCACTAGTCTTTAAGGACAACAGTTTTAGAATTTGAACTAAGATCAATGTAAAcctctagctctgataccactaaaattgtcacgccccgaacctaaccgggcacgtggcaaccgccacgacgacaagaaatgggtcccacaacggccccactttcaggtcgccgtaaggctcaatataaaacctcgttatcacaattatataactagaagacaacataataaaatatcacaaatagggtTCCCCAAAGACtaggaaccctaaacacaagtaacaacaataataaagacAAAACCGTGGTTTTTAAGATACAACCcgaaatataaatacaagaaccacatataaggtcaagtctagtggatccataaagggtcatgcatactataacaaacctaaacaagaagtaCAGATAGACCACTCTCATCGCAGACAAAGACAACTCGTCCAACGTCGCAAtcgaaaaagataaaaaggggagtggtgagtaatGAGAGGTTACCCAGTTGAGTGGTGTCAAGATAGATGTAACAGAgtgataaaatatttcaaatggtaattcgaagaaaaaataatagcatataaaaaaaatcagttccAAGTactcaacatattaacaaataacacaggATTCATCAATaggaaaagcaaataacattttaaaacataatgaacatagctccaaaaaaATACAGTCGGGCTCTAAAACAATTCCCCACACTAATCGTGGGTCACGACTAGTCGTGgaaccaccaaggagtttttaaaacttttttaaaaatttaaaaagagttgcctttccttggtgttgcaCATCGAGATCCCCTGTGGTGACCCCGGTTTCTCACATAATGTAACCCCCgccaatggctccgcgcacctctcGACCGTGGTAAACCaggttaaccacgccgcctcccatcaggccggaccgtggaaccccacactgcagtgtcggactaaagtccgccgtCACCATTAAAACTGAATGCCACATATAATTcttttccaatttccaattcaaagaatccatcgcACAATGtttaaaaccgaaaaatatacattaaaccatgttccatttgcatacaaatgcggaaatatacatcaagccatatctcatttgcatataaatacgtaAATGTACTTttaaaccatatctcatttgcatataaatacgtaAATGTACTTttaaaccatatctcatttgcatataaacacggaaatgcaagtaaacatgtttctttcaaaaataaataggtataagcattctaggtttaaccatttcaagtaaattcagtactcaaaaatatatatcgtgaaaaccaatttatcatcaaatttatgtgataaaacacatgaacaaatactttagtactcttattaaatctatgcaattagaaatttaaccactcactgAACCCGCTCGTCCCTCGTCCCCGAGACGCCCTTACTGATTGGCGAGCTCCTTCCCcttagaggatgcttcgccacctagatacaagcagagaattcaaattctaacgaacataagaatgatgaccaaagaaaatgcatgaaaaatacaatttttacaCGCCTAATACGGAACCTTAGGGTTTTTATGGcaaaaacatcgtcattttggatccaaacgacatcataatggagtaaaactagttctaatgagttcagggtaagaagagcttcaatgtggaccaaagaaataccataaAAGGCTCAAAATTTTCGGTGCTACGATAATTTCGAAATTGCTACAGAATctgaaccttatactatggtttttctcccaatttacaactctaaatcgaaaaatttttcttctacaacatccctcatacatgcattataaatcattggcttcaatttaagcctatggatcatcatattcatggagaaatcgaaatttttttatatttctaaaaacaaggaaatacgggtgaaatacaaaacaaaaaacattggatataaggctttaccggattcgggagtgagagaggaataaaTTTGGTATTGAAGGTCGCCGGAAATTCTCACTGGaaagatttttgtttctaaatttatgctcgtcgaacaagaagaacaagaagcaaggaagcaaggaagcaagaaggaaaggcttagaagaaagaaagaaaaagaatgggcTAGAAGCAAGTTTGCCACGTGCTTCAGCCTCTCTAAATTCtcagatttttatattatttatttatttatttttgaagactgaaattaccaaaaataccctctaatacaaaataaagaggAATGAGTCCAAAAGATCTTGCTTTCTCCGGTTTTTATCGGTTTTTCACACACAACTCATCGTCAGATCATGCAAATATGCCactaatgcaaaatgaccattttatccctaatgcaagcataaaaaaatttaaataggcTAGAGGTCTAAATCGGGACAGAGTACAACGGAGACGATCGTGATTGATTCGATTCTTATCTTTCGAGATTGATTGGATGGTTCGATTAAAACATCGCAGATCCCACTTTTTTATCGCTTTATAAATAATCTAGCGATGTTCTTTCGTTCATAAAATGGTGTGCAgtcgttggattgaaatccaacggcccATATCTTACGAATCTGTGAACGTTGGCAGAGGATGCATcctcatatgtatatatatatatatattaaagctCAGGTTTTCAAACTTTTTGGAGAACTACTGCACAAGCCCAGGCTAAAAACAAAGTCCCTCACAGTCCATTTTACAGcatttctcaataaaaaaaagattaaaataatctaaaaaaactAATTGAAATAGACTTAATGTATAAAGAAAAGACTTGAGAACAAGATCCAATTCCATCACTCccatctcttcttctccaaatcaCCATCATATTCAGACCACCATGAATTCAAGCTCTACTCTGCAACTGCAAGcatctctctctcactctctcccTCTCACTCTCTCTCGCGTGCGCACTACTAAAGGTGTTCCTTTGTGTAGGATCGCGGTGGTGACCGGAGCGAACAAAGGAATAGGTTTAGAGACAGTGCGGCAGCTCGCAACCCAAGGCGTCACTGTCATCCTCACGGCCAGAGACCCCAAACTTGGCAACGATGCTGTCAGCTCTCTTCAGCTAAGCAATGTCCTTTTCCACCCGCTTGATGTCAGGGATGATCACAGCGTCGCCGGCCTCGCCGACTTCATCGGAGCAGAGTTTGGGAAACTTGATATCTTGGTCAGTTGCTTGCTTAGATCTCTCAGCTCTGGTTCTtttgtttgggtttttttttctttgaggcATTTCGTCGAACACTTTGTGGGCGTAGGTGAATAACGCTGGTGTTTCTGGTCTTATTGTGGACGTGGAGGGATTGAAAGCTCTAAATATTGATCCGGAGTCTTGGGtaagtaattttaattaaaaatattctaatttttttaaaaaaaaaaatttatgagatTTGGTTGCTTTTGGAGTTAAATTTCTAAtgaaactttgatattttacttgGTCATATATACctttgttaataataattatttatttattttatttacttttttctaTGAGATTTGGTTGCATCTGTGCAGTGCAGCtagtttagaaaaattaaactagtaaattcattttattcaaaatttttaataaatatattttatttaaggggtagaaatgaataatataatatgCCTTTAAAAaatctacaattttttattaatccaaaataaattaaaaaaaattatgaaaatatcgATTTTATCGTTTTTACTATCTTCTTTCCTTTAATTTTGagtaatgaaatgaataaataaagaaggaaaaaaaacatttattttttattgatgtaatttttgtttttccttgtgGAGTTATCTGGAAAGGCAACGAATGCAGTGATGGATACAGTGATCAAGCAAAACCATGAGAATGCTGTGGCATGCTTGGACACAAATTACTATGGTTGCAAGAGAGTCACACAAGCACTGCTCCCTTTCTTGAAGCTCTCATCATCTGCTTCAATTGTTAATGTCTCCTCTCTCAGATCAGAACTCAAGGTGagttcatattaattatttttatatcaagaaattattattattatatatatatatcttgattaaaataaattatacttTGTTTAAATCTGGATCTAGGTGAAATTATTATATTACAACTAACATTAAAAAGAATCTAAAGCTGGCATGAGATATGGATCCAATCAaacatagttttaaaaaaaaattattattattattattttgaatttgtttactaaattttaatttgattaataccACTTACAATCAATATTctttaaactcaaaattatattttccaaGATAATAGtgaatttgatttatattaacatttattaccaaaataatgtttctttatatgattaaatattgttaatatatatatatattgtggaaGAAACTCacctttttcaataaataaaactatatatacatatgaattGTTTGTTAGCTTCCAATGAAAAGACTCTTTCCTCCACCTTATTTTCCATCAACCCAATTTTGAAACCCTTAATGCACCAAAATTGAAcatctttttataaaatttaattgttaaTGAAAATGCCACTTAATTACCACTGCACTAAAAATAGCCAAATATAAACTTCTAAAAATGTCTTATTTGAGTTCACTTGATTTTCAGAGGCTTCCTAATGAGAAGACCAGAGGAGAATTAGCAGACATAGACAACTTGAATGAAGAGGTGATTGAGAATGTGCTTGACAGGTTCCTGGAAGACTTAGAGAAAGGGAATCTGGAATCTGGAGGTTGGCCATTGATGTTACCATCATACAGCATGTCCAAAGTTGCATTGAATGCATACACAAGGGTTCTGGCCAAGAAGCACCCTGGAATGCGCATTAACTGTGTTCATCCTGGGTATGTAAATACCGACATCAATTGGCATACCGGAGTGTTGAAGGTCGAAGATGGAGCGAAAGGCCCGGTGATGCTTGCTTTGCTCCCGCTCGATGGACCTTCGGGTTGCTACTTTGATCAGATTACCATGGCTGAGTTTTGAAGATGTGACTCTTAAAACATTTCTGTTGTTGTTGCGATGAGCTTTTCTTTTTACAGGtaataaaagataaaccaaGTTCGAAAATTATAATGTGTAGAGTAGGATTTGCTTATGATGAATATGACTTGATGAACTAAATAATCATTTGCCTTGACATGCCCTAAATAAGAGAGGTGAATGCTGAAAGcaatcaattaaatatatttcgATTTAGTTGATAAAATTCAAACTCAATTctcttgtgaaattaccaacTGTCATGCAAGCAAGGCTCAACCAACTTTTTTCCTAACATCAAAAGATAACCCTCAAATTAGAAAGAAATTTACCATGTTGGCTTTATTCTCCAATCGTCAAACCACATCCAAATTTTTCACTCTGCTAGCAGAGCTATTCTCCTTAATAGTACTATTTTTGTTATCCCTAACTATCTTCTTTCGATCCTCCATCTCCCTGCATCCACTCTTGATTCTATCTCCAAGTTAGC
This region of Dioscorea cayenensis subsp. rotundata cultivar TDr96_F1 unplaced genomic scaffold, TDr96_F1_v2_PseudoChromosome.rev07_lg8_w22 25.fasta BLBR01000809.1, whole genome shotgun sequence genomic DNA includes:
- the LOC120255054 gene encoding (+)-neomenthol dehydrogenase-like; this encodes MNSSSTLQLIAVVTGANKGIGLETVRQLATQGVTVILTARDPKLGNDAVSSLQLSNVLFHPLDVRDDHSVAGLADFIGAEFGKLDILVNNAGVSGLIVDVEGLKALNIDPESWLSGKATNAVMDTVIKQNHENAVACLDTNYYGCKRVTQALLPFLKLSSSASIVNVSSLRSELKRLPNEKTRGELADIDNLNEEVIENVLDRFLEDLEKGNLESGGWPLMLPSYSMSKVALNAYTRVLAKKHPGMRINCVHPGYVNTDINWHTGVLKVEDGAKGPVMLALLPLDGPSGCYFDQITMAEF